From the Methylomagnum ishizawai genome, the window CCGGACCGACCGGCACGGTGTAGTCCAGCCAGGTCGAGGCTTGCTGGCCGGGCGTGTAGGGCAGGCGCTTGCCGAGTTGGTTGGCCTCGGTGGTTTTGGTGGTTTCGGAATCGTAGATGGAATAGCCCGCCGTCAGGTCCAGCCCTTCGGCCAGGCTGGCCTTGCCTTCCAATTCGATGCCCATGACCCGCGCCTCCCCGGTCTGGATGCTGTAACCCTGGTGGGCCGGGTCGGGATCGGCGGTCACGATGTTCTGCTGGGTGAGGTGGAAGGCCGACAAGGTGAGGAAGGCGTTATAGCCGGGCGGTTGGTATTTGATGCCGACCTCCCATTGCTGGCCGGTGGTCGGCTGGAACGGCGTGCCGGAGAAGTCGGTACCGGGCACCGGCTCGAACGAATCGGAATAGCTGGCGTAGGGCGCGAAACCGCTGTCGAACAGATAGTTCAGCCCGATCCGGTAGGTGAAGGCGGAATCGTCCTGGCGGGTGTCGGTGAGGGTGGAATACAACAGGTCGTTCTCGTGGGTGAACGACTCGGCCCAGTCGTGGCGGCCGCTCAGGGTCAGGCCGAAACGCTCGTATTTGATCTGGTCCTGGAGGTAGAGGCCGAACTGGTCCAAGTCCTGGTGCCGTTTGAGGTCGATGGGCGGGCGGTCGAAGGGCTGGCCATAGACCGGGCTGTACATGTCGATATTCGGGGCCGAACCGATACCGCTGTTGTTGTCGCCGCCCAGGTTGCGGTAATCGGCCCCGAACAGCACGGTATGCCGCACCGGGCCGGTGTCGAAATCGGCCTGGGCCTGGGTGTCCAGGGTGAATACGCCCGCGCGCGCTTGGTACAGCCCGGCGGAACGGGTGACGGTGCGGTAATCGACCGGCAAGCCATTGGCTCCGGTGACGAAGCCATCGACGAAGATCACCGGATAATCGGTCTCGACGTGGGCGTAGCGGAGGTTTTGCCGCACCTGGAAGATCGAGTTGAAGCGATGCTCGAAGGCATAGCCCACGGTGTATTGCTCGCGGTCGAAACGGTCGTAGTCCGGTTCGCCCAGGAAGCGGCTGGTGGGTATCCGGCCATTGGGATTGGGCTGTAGCGAGCCTTGTGGCGGTAGGAATTGCATCGAATTGCCCGCCTCGTCCTTCTGGTAATGGGTGAGCAGGGTGAAGGAAGTGTCGGCGTCGGGCCGCCAAGTGAAACTGGGCGCGACGAAATAGCGGTCGTCCTTGGCGTGGTCCACCTGGGTGTCGCTGCCACGGCCCAGCGCGGTCAGGCGGTAGAGGAACTGGCCGCTGTCGTCGAGCGGTCCGCCCAGGTCCACAGCACCCTGCACCCGGCCAAAACTGCCGCCGAGCAGTTCGACTTGGTGCAAGGGTTCGAGGGTGGGCCGCTTGCTCACCAGATTGACCAAGCCGCCGGGCGGGTTCTGGCCGTACAGCACCGAGGACGGCCCGCGCAGGATTTCCACCCGCTCCAGCCCGTAGGGTTCGGTGCGGATATTGGCGTAGCCGATGCCCAGGAGCCGCAGGCCATTGAGGTATTGCGGCACGTCGAAGCCGCGCAGGTTGAAATAATCGTCGCGGGTGCTGGGACCGAACATCTCGGTGAGCAAGCCTGGGGTATACGCGGTGGCTTGGCTGAGGTTCTGCGCGGCCCGCGCCGCGATTTCGTCGCGGGCCACGACGTTGATGGTCTGCGGCGTCTCGATCAACGGGGTATCGGTTTTGGAACCCGAGGCGCTGCGCTTCGCCACATAGCCCCGTACCGGACCCCAGGCGGTTTCGGTGGATTCAGTGGTTTCCCCCGTCACCGTGACCGCTTCCAGGGATACCGTCCCGTCCGGTCCCGATTCCGGGGTTTCCGCCTCCGTCCGGCCCGCCACCACGCCGCCCAACATCAACACCATCGCCCGGATCGCCGCCGCACCGGCCCTGTCCGCGCCATTGTCACGCCATCGTCGTTTCATATCGTCCTCCAGGAATTCGTGTACCGGATCACTCGGCATGGCGCGAGCATAGAGGATTGTGGTAGCTTAAAGCAAATGAGAATCACAATCGTTTATATGAATACTGTGTCGCATATCCGGGCGGACCGCGCTTTTTTCGAAAGAGGAGCCGGGCAATGAACTTGATCGGTTTGATGTTCCGGCGCTTCCGCCTGGGTTTGCTGGGGGTATTGCTGCTCAGTGTGGCGAGCGCGGGTTTGACGGTACAGGTCATGGCCTTCGTCAACGAACGCCTGATCCAGGACCCGATGGATTTGGAGACGGCCTTGCCCTATTTCGCGGGCTTGCTCGCCGCGCAATTCCTGGTCGCCACCTTGGCGCAAATCTGGATGACCACCCTGGGCCACCGGCTGGTCTACGAGTTGCGCCGCACCCTGGTCAAGCGGGTGCTGGATACCGACCTGGAACACCTGGAAACCCTGGGACCGGCCCGCATCCTCGCCAGCCTGGGCAGCGATACCGGCCATCTGACCTCGGCCTTCATCGGCCTGCCCACCGCGCTCTACGGCGTGGTCCTCAACCTGGGGGGCTTCGCCTATCTGGCTTGGCTGTCGCCGCCGCTGTTCCAGGCCACCCTGGCCTGGATGGCCCTGACCGTGGCCGTGGCCTGGATGCTGCTCCGGCGGACCCATGCGCGGGTGGAGCGGGCGCGGGAGGTCGAGGACCGGCTGTACGCGGATTACCAAGCGGTGATCGAGGGCCGCAAGGAACTGGCGCTGAACCGGGAACGGGCGCGGCGGTTGTACGAGGAGGATTTCGAGCGGGACGCCATCGCGGGCCGGAACGAGGAAACCCGCGCCGATCTCTACAACGGGCTGAACGAGAACTGGGCCAACACCATGATCCTGGGGGTCATCGGGCTGTGTTTCTTCCTGGCCCAGGGCGCGGGCTGGGCCGATACCGGCGTGGCCACCACCTATGCGCTGACCCTCCTGTTCCTGCGTACCCCGCTGGCCGGTTTGGTGACGGCGGTTCCCGGCCTGATCGGGGGGAGCGTGGCCTTGGCGAAGCTGAAATCCCTGGAATTCCCTGAATATTCCCCGACGTTCAAGGTCCGGGGCTGGCAGCCCCCCGCCACCTGGACCCGGTTGGAACTGGATAGCGTGACCTATCGTTATCCCGGCAACGAGGGGGAAGACGGCTTTGGCGTCGGTCCTTTGCACCTGGATTTGCGGCGGGGGGAAACGGTGTTCCTGATCGGCGGCAACGGCAGTGGCAAATCCACCTTCGCCCGCTTGTTGACCGGGCTATACCGTCCGCACGGCGGTGAAATCCGGCTGGACGGCGTGCCCATCGGCGAAACCCGCCGCGCCGGATTCCGGCGCTTGTTCGCCGCGGTGTTCGCCGATTTCCATTTGTTCCAGCGTTTGCTGGGACCGGACGGGTTCGAGGCTGACGCGGCGGATGCCCGCTCCTGGCTGGAAACCCTGGCCCTGGCCGACAAGGTCGCCATCGACGGCGGCCGTTTGGACGATACCCGCCTGTCCCAAGGCCAGCGCAAACGGCTGGCCCTGTTGCTGGCCCTGTTGGAGGAGCGGCCCATCCTGGTGTTGGACGAATGGGCGGCGGACCAAGACCCTGGGTTCCGGCGTTTCTTCTATACCGAGCTATTGCCCAGGCTGAAGGCGGCGGGCAAGACCGTGGTGGCCATCACCCACGACGAACATTATTTCCATGTCGCCGACCGGGTACTCAAGCTGGACCTGGGGGAAATCCGGGAAACCACGATTGAGTAGACCGCCTATCCCCAAGGGCGGACGGGTTCTTCCGCCGGTTCGGCTTCGCCCTGCCCGGCCCCGCCCAGCGCCTTGTAGAGCGCGATCAGATAGGTCGTGGTCCGCGCCTGGGAATCCGCCAAGGCTGATTCTTCCGAGAGGCTGGCCCGTTGGGCGTCCAACACTTCCAAATAGGTTGCCAACCCC encodes:
- a CDS encoding TonB-dependent siderophore receptor, encoding MKRRWRDNGADRAGAAAIRAMVLMLGGVVAGRTEAETPESGPDGTVSLEAVTVTGETTESTETAWGPVRGYVAKRSASGSKTDTPLIETPQTINVVARDEIAARAAQNLSQATAYTPGLLTEMFGPSTRDDYFNLRGFDVPQYLNGLRLLGIGYANIRTEPYGLERVEILRGPSSVLYGQNPPGGLVNLVSKRPTLEPLHQVELLGGSFGRVQGAVDLGGPLDDSGQFLYRLTALGRGSDTQVDHAKDDRYFVAPSFTWRPDADTSFTLLTHYQKDEAGNSMQFLPPQGSLQPNPNGRIPTSRFLGEPDYDRFDREQYTVGYAFEHRFNSIFQVRQNLRYAHVETDYPVIFVDGFVTGANGLPVDYRTVTRSAGLYQARAGVFTLDTQAQADFDTGPVRHTVLFGADYRNLGGDNNSGIGSAPNIDMYSPVYGQPFDRPPIDLKRHQDLDQFGLYLQDQIKYERFGLTLSGRHDWAESFTHENDLLYSTLTDTRQDDSAFTYRIGLNYLFDSGFAPYASYSDSFEPVPGTDFSGTPFQPTTGQQWEVGIKYQPPGYNAFLTLSAFHLTQQNIVTADPDPAHQGYSIQTGEARVMGIELEGKASLAEGLDLTAGYSIYDSETTKTTEANQLGKRLPYTPGQQASTWLDYTVPVGPAAGFGLGGGFRYVGSNYGDLTNSLRAPSYTLIDAVVHYDLGKLDGSLKGARLAVNLSNLFDREYVATCGDGFCYYGNRRSVLASLRYDF